The following nucleotide sequence is from Ktedonobacteraceae bacterium.
AGGACACGGGCATTCGAGGTGCCAATTTGCTTGAGGGCTTCGGCGACCTGGTTGGCCTTATGCTCTTGCCAGACGCCTACGGCGATGTTGGCGGCGATGGTGCCGGTGATAATGACGACATCCCCGGTGGCTCCCAGGAAGAGCGAGAGGACGGCGCCCGCGGCCATAATGCCGATGAGTGGAGAGCGAACCTGTTCGAGCAGGGCGGCCAGGAATTGATTGCGGCCAGATTGCGTCCGCACCGGGTGCCATCGCTGCTGGGCCTCGGAACTGCTGAGGCCCTGTTCGGAAGTGCGCAGGGTACGCAGGACATCTTCGACACTGCGTCTTCCCCAGCGTTCGGGCCTGGGGTCTACGAGGCGCGAGATACTTGACCTGGGACGTTCACCCCCACGCAATCGCATCCAGGCATCTCCAACTGCGCTCAGCGCGGTAATATAGGTTGCGCGTCCGGCCAGTTCTATGCCGGGAGCGCCCCGGAATCCCCATACCGCGCCAACGATATTGGATACCGTCGAAAGGGCAACGGAATCACGTACCGCGGCTTCACGACGGGCACCTGCATCGATGATCGCGGCAAGGGCATCAAGGTCGGGCGCGAGTAGATCCGCGCGAGCAGGCAGGCGATAACGATCATCTGTCATTCCTATTGCCAGGTCGCACTCGGCAAATCCCGCCGCGGCACCCGCATTATCCGAGACAAAGGCGACTCGAACGCCTTGCTGCTGCCTGGCACGAATGGCGCTGACCGCGTCGTCGCTTTCGAGCAGGGTGATGTTGGCGCGATGGGCAAGCGCCTGGGCCGCAAGCTGGTCGCCACTGGCAAGGACACCAAGTTCTACTCCGTACACGCGACATATCTGGACGAGGTTCTGAATTCCAGGCGCGAGGCGCGGGCGTATGGCGAGAATACCAAGCGGCTTTTCCTCACCTTCAGAGCGCAGCACCAACACATAATTGCCGCGCTGGCGCAGGCGCGCGGCTTCCGGTATTGAAGCCCAATCCTCGATGGAGCCCAGCGAATACTTTTTTCCCGCGATCTGAGCGGTGGCAGTTTTGCCGTCAAATGCGCCATCAGTCGCGGGCGCGCTGCCGGCCGGCCTGAAGATTCCCCCCCATGGCGAACCGGCGGCGGCTGATACTCCCGCGGCATAGCTGAGGATTTCGGCCATGTCGTACTGTTTGTTGAGCGATAGGGCCGTATTGAGTTCGAGCCGGTCGGTGAGCAGGCGAGTACCATCCAGCAGCAGGAGACCGGGAAGGCGAATGGGCCGGTTTGTGCGCGTACCGACGATTGTCACGCCCGCGCGGATGATCCTTGCCGATGCGCTGAGTTCGGCGCTATCCAGGCCGATCAACGCGGTACGCGGATTGGCCAGTAGCAGCGCGGCCAGCGTGCGGTTGAATGAGCGCGTGAAGAGGGCGGTGAGCCCGGCGTAGGCGAGGGAAAGCGGCCCTACCACGCGCTGGTAGCGGTCGAGGAGCGACGGGGCAACAGGGGCCGGGCGCGGTTGCGGGATAAACGCTTCGAAAGAATTTTCATGATCCAGTTTCAAGACGAATGGGCCACCATACAGCCGCGCGCCGGGTTGGACGGTTCCACTCGGAGCGACCGGAGTTGGCATGCCGTCGCGTCCAATAGCGGTTCCGGTTCCCTCTATGACTGTCGCCGCCAGAGGCGTTCGCTCGCCGGTTTCCAGGTGAATAACGGCATCCGGCTGCGCTGAGGGTGCCTCGGCTATCCTCTTCTCGTGCTGTTTCCATGCGGTCCTGCGAGCCCATGTTTCCGTAAGCAGCCGCAGAGCTTCCGCGCCGGTCAGGGCGAGACCAAAGGGACTGCCGGCAAGCGTGAGGGTGATGATGGCAGGGACGCTGACGAGTAAATCTGCGCCTGTGCGTCCCAGCAGCCTGCGCAATCCAAAGCGAATAGGGGGAATACCTTGCAAAATGGAGATCAGACTGGCGACTTGCAGCGCGGCCCCGGAGCCTGGAAGCGGTTCTGTTACGGAAAAGAGCCGGCGCCCGGCAAGCAGTCCAAGTCCAAGGGCGACGCCAATGGTACGAGCGCTGCTCTGAATCAGCGGGCCTGGATCAAGTGGGTACGCGGGACGATCCTCACCTGGAAGGTCGGGCAATTCCATGCCGGATATCTCGGAAATCAGGTCCTCTAAATCCGCCTCATGTTCATCGAATTCTACGAGGACACGCCCTGTGAGCGGATTGGCTTTCGCGCGCACGCCGGGATGTCGCTCGAGTCGCTCAACCACGCGCTTTGCCATGTGGGGGTCGCGGTCCATGCCACGCACGGCTATACGAGCGCGCACGCCCCCCCCATGTTTTTCGCGCACGGCAGGCGGGGGAGAAGATTGCTCCTTCTGGGCATGAATCATATCCAGATCGAGCGAGTATACCTCTTTAACGAGCGTTTGCTCATCTATGAGAGCCGGGTCGAATTGGATAAGAATATTGCCGGTGATGGAATTTGCCTGTACGTTCTTGACGCCATGTACCTGCCGGAGCTGTGTTTCAAGGCTCCGATTTCCCTGCCCTGACCACGCGGGCACGTGTACGCGAATGCGGCCCGGGATGGTGTGGAGAACACGAGGTTCCTCTGCAACCGCTGCACTCATCATATGCCCAGTTTCTTTCTAGAGGTCGCCTATCTTTTCCGCTCTTGTCGTATGTTTTGTGCCTCGGCCCACATATCTTCGACCTCTTCACGCGCGCGAGCAGCCATGCGCCTTACTTGCAGGCTGGTGATAGCTGTGAAGTGACCGATGCGTTGCGCCAGCTGATCCACCACTTCCTCGGCTCGCTGCGTTGCCAGTTTGCCACCTTCTTCAGCGCGGGCAATAGCCGGCTGTTCAGACTTTTTTCCAGGCGATGTGCTGGGTTGATCTAAGCGATCTGCCTCTTCGCGTATGGAGGAAGCAGCCTGCTGAATGCGTTGCGTGGTAAGGGCAGCGAACAGGTTAAGGCGCTGGCCTAGATTATCTAACAAGGCCTCGGCCCGCTCCGTCGCCGGTTGTTTGGGAGCTTGGCCCGGCGCCTGGCTCATGAAGCTGTTCCCCCCTGATCCTCTGTAGAAGATTTTGTATGATGTGCCGTAGTCTTCCCTGTCGTTTTGCTCTGACCCGTGCTGGCAGCTGAGGTCTCAGCTGACGAGGCGCTGGCTTTTGCCTGGTTCATGGCGTTCTGCGCGGCATTTGATGCGGTAGCTCCTGCCTGCTGAACGTTTTGACCAATACCACGCGCCACTGAAGTGATGGCGTCGCCGGCGACAAGAACGCCTGCCGTGGCATACACTGCTCCGCGCCGTATCCATCCTCTCACTGTAGGTGAGAAGACCGCGGCAGCGACGGCGGCTACGATTGCTACTTCAGGATCGGTAAAGTCTTCCAGTGCCATACTTGCTCTCCTTTTCACGTGTGTTCAAGTGAATGAACGGCTTACCTATCCCCTGAGCTATGGCAAACGCGTGCAACAGTACAAGCATGTATTGATGTACAGGTAGAGTTATGCAAGTAGCGCAGTGAAGTACAATAGCCCCGGTCAGGTATGAAAGCCTTGCTATTCCTTTAGGAATACGGGTAAAAGACCTCTTTCGTTTCATGGCATACCACCAGGCATGTCATTCTGAGCGCGGGGCATGTCATTGTGAGCGCAGGGCATGTCATTCTGAGCGCAGCGAAGAATCTCTGGCCGGCAGGGAAAACGCTTGTGACAGGATGAGGCATCGGAGATAAGATATAATAGGTAAGCAGGAAAGATGGATGCAAAGTAGAGTAGCGAAGATGAGGCCAGTAGAACGATGGTTTCGCACGAAGAACTATAGCAATGGAGGTTTTATTATGCCAGTTGATGTTAATGGGATTACTACAATCGAAGATATAGCAGCGTGGGAAATCCTTGACTCGCGCGGAAATCCGACGATTGAGGTTGAGGTGCTACTGATGGGTGGCGAGAGAGGCGTGGCGGCTGTTCCTTCCGGCGCTTCGACGGGAGTACATGAGGCCGTCGAGCTGCGCGACGGGGACAGGAGTCGCTACGGTGGCAAGGGGGTTCTGAAAGCGGTACATAATGTCAATGGAACCATTCGCGAGGCGATTATTGGGCTGGATGCGATGGATCAGGTATTGATTGATGAGTTGATGATCGAACTGGATGGTACTCCCAACAAGGGCGCTCTGGGGGCCAATGCCATCCTTGGAGTCTCCCTGGCGGTGGCGAAGGCGGCGGCAAATGCGCTGCAAGAGCCGCTATATCGCTATCTGGGCGGTGTCGGGGCACGCACACTACCGGTGCCGATGATGAATATTTTGAACGGCGGGAAGCATGCCGATAATTCGACTGATATGCAGGAGTATATGATTTTGCCGGTCGGCGCTCCAACATTCCGCGAGGCGCTGCGCATGGGTGCCGAAGTCTACCAGTCGCTGAAAAAGGTATTGCATGGCAAAAAGTACAATACCAATGTGGGCGATGAAGGGGGCTTTGCGCCATCGCTCGGCTCCAACCGCGAGGCGTTGGAGTTAATTGTTGCCGCCATTGAGTCGGCAGGTTATAAGCCCGGTATAGACATTTGCCTGGGTATGGACCCGGCGGCCAGCGAGTTCTACGACAATGGCAAATATGTGCTGGCGCGCGAAGGACGGACGCTCAATTCCGGTGAGATGGTGAACCTCTATGAGCAATGGATCGGCGAATACCCGATTATCACGATTGAAGATGGCCTGGCCCAGGATGACTGGGACGGCTGGTCGCTGCTGCGCCAGCGGCTGGGAAATCGCGTTCAACTGGTGGGCGATGACCTGTTCGTGACGAATACGGCGCGCCTCAAACGCGGTATTGAGGAGCATTCGGCCAACTCGATCCTGATCAAGCTCAATCAGATCGGCACGCTGACGGAGACACTCGCGGCCATCGAGATGGCGAAGCGCGCCTCTTTCACGGCGGTTGTCTCGCATCGTTCGGGAGAGACCGAGGATACGACGATTGCCGACCTGGTGGTGGCGACGAATGCCGGGCAGATTAAGACGGGCGCGCCCGCCCGCAGCGAACGCGTCGCCAAGTACAATCGCCTGCTGGTCATCGAGGACGAGCTTGGCGAGAAGACGGCCCGCTACGCCGGCTGGAGCGCGTTTTATAATGTGCCCGCGTTGTATGGACGATAGGAAATAGCTGATGGACGCGAGCCGATTCATGAGCGCCACGCCGAATCCGTAGGGGCCGGTTCACCGTACACACCGCCGATTTATCGGCTCGCGTCCATTGCCGGAATAAGTTGTTCAATTTCATTATTGGATGTGGGGACCGATAAATCGGCGCTGGGCACGATCAATCGGCCCCGCAGCCGTAGGGGCCGATTGATTAATTCGTTCGTCACATTCCCTCATCTGCCCACTCTCCACAAACTCTTCCCCTGACTACGTTTATTTCAGCAGGATTTCTCATGCTACGCATCTGGTATGCAAAAGATGTATGAAATGTTTTAAGCGTGCGTTTTGAGCGTAAAACCGGGCGGAAATCTTGTTTTTGCCGGGTACTGGCAGTGGAAATACTGCCCTGTAGCTCGCCGGATAGACCAAAAGTCCTGTATATTGTGGGGGCGATCTTCCGATTGTCCTGCCATTGGAGAATCGTATGCAACGTAATCTTGTACGCAATGTGCTATTTATCGCTACCAGTGTTGTACTCATTTGCGCCGGTCTGCTGGCGATGCGCCTGGCAGCACGCGCAGATCAGAATTCACCATCGTCTTTGAATGGGAATTTCGTGCCCATGATTGCGCAGGCTCAATACTTACAGGCCAGCGATCCCAATCAGCAGTTGAAGCTCTCTATCGGTCTGCAATTACGCGATGCATCAGATCTGGATACCCTTTTAAGCGCTATTTATAACCCTCAATCTTCGCAATATCACCACTACCTGACGCCTGGCGAGTTCGAACAGTTATTTGCCCCAACGTCAGACCAGGTGCAGCAGGTCGTTGCCTATTTACAGAGCCAGGGTTTGACGGTCAACAGCGTCGCGCCCAACAATCTGCTCATCGATGCCACAGGCACGGTTAGCGCCGTGCAGCAGGCCTTCAATACGCAGATCAATAATTACCAGCTGGGCGGCCAGATTTTCTATGCCAATGCGACTCCACCCAGCGTGCCCTCTTCAATTAGCCAGTACATCGCCTCCATCGGCGGTCTTGACGATAGCGTGCAATATTCGCCGCTTTATTCACGCCTGGCCTCTTCCAGTGTGCATACCGGGCAAAGCCGCATTCATACGTCGCTATTAGCCGGACCTACAAGTGGTTACGGTCCGCAGGATTTGTCCAACGCTTATGATGCGGCACCCTTGCAGAGCGCCGGAATGCTGGGCGATCATCAGACCATCGCGCTCTTCGAACTCGATGGCTACCAGGCCAGCGACGTTGCACAGTATTTCCAGTATTACAATCTCGGCACGCCGAATCTCAGCAACGTGCTGGTCGATAATTTCAGTGGCAACCCGGGACAGGGCGCGATTGAGGTTGAACTAGATATCGAGGTCGCGGCGGCCATGGCACCGCATGCCAGTCAGATTGTCTACGAAGGTCCCAATACGACACAGGGACTGAACGATACATATAACCAGATCGTGCATGACGACAAGGCGCAGATTGTGAGCATCAGCTGGGGATTGTGCGAGACCAGCACCGGCCCGGCAGAGTTGCAGACGCTGGACAACATATTTAAGCAGGGAGCGGCAGAAGGCATGGCGTTCTTCGCGGCCTCTGGCGATTCGGGCGCGTACGATTGCGCCGATAGTAACCTGGCTGTGGACTCGCCCGCCGATGATCCCTATGTGACCGGTGTGGGGGGCACTACTTTGCAGGTCAATGGGGGCGCGTATGGCGGCGAGTCGGTGTGGTCAAATCCGAACGATACGCATCGCAGTCCCAAGGGCGCGGGCAGCGGCGGCGGCGTCAGCAATACCTTCCAGATGCCTTCGTGGCAAACAGGAGCGGGTATCATCAGCAGTTACAGTAGCGGCACGCCCTGCCATGCTCCAAATGGCCAGTATTGCCGCGAGGTGCCGGATATCACGGCGGACGGCGATCCGGCGACGGGCTATGCCATGTACTGCACGGTGGTGAACGCGGGCTGTCCTTCCGGTGGCTGGTTAACGGTTGGTGGTACGAGCGGCGCAGCCCCGTTATGGGCGGGCAGCGCGGCCTTAATCAACCAGTATTTGCAGGCACAGGGCAAGCCGCCTATCGGCAACGCCAACCCTACGCTTTATAGCCTGTTTAACGCGCAACAGCAATTGCCGGCGTTCCATGATATTACCAGCGGCAACAATCTCTATTATCCGGCAACAAGTGGCTACGACATGGGAAGCGGCATAGGGTCGCCCGACATCAACAATATCGCCCACGATCTTGCCTTGCTCAATGGTGGCGGCACACCCACTCCTACACCCTCGCCGACCAGTACCCCTTCGCCATC
It contains:
- a CDS encoding HAD-IC family P-type ATPase, coding for MMSAAVAEEPRVLHTIPGRIRVHVPAWSGQGNRSLETQLRQVHGVKNVQANSITGNILIQFDPALIDEQTLVKEVYSLDLDMIHAQKEQSSPPPAVREKHGGGVRARIAVRGMDRDPHMAKRVVERLERHPGVRAKANPLTGRVLVEFDEHEADLEDLISEISGMELPDLPGEDRPAYPLDPGPLIQSSARTIGVALGLGLLAGRRLFSVTEPLPGSGAALQVASLISILQGIPPIRFGLRRLLGRTGADLLVSVPAIITLTLAGSPFGLALTGAEALRLLTETWARRTAWKQHEKRIAEAPSAQPDAVIHLETGERTPLAATVIEGTGTAIGRDGMPTPVAPSGTVQPGARLYGGPFVLKLDHENSFEAFIPQPRPAPVAPSLLDRYQRVVGPLSLAYAGLTALFTRSFNRTLAALLLANPRTALIGLDSAELSASARIIRAGVTIVGTRTNRPIRLPGLLLLDGTRLLTDRLELNTALSLNKQYDMAEILSYAAGVSAAAGSPWGGIFRPAGSAPATDGAFDGKTATAQIAGKKYSLGSIEDWASIPEAARLRQRGNYVLVLRSEGEEKPLGILAIRPRLAPGIQNLVQICRVYGVELGVLASGDQLAAQALAHRANITLLESDDAVSAIRARQQQGVRVAFVSDNAGAAAGFAECDLAIGMTDDRYRLPARADLLAPDLDALAAIIDAGARREAAVRDSVALSTVSNIVGAVWGFRGAPGIELAGRATYITALSAVGDAWMRLRGGERPRSSISRLVDPRPERWGRRSVEDVLRTLRTSEQGLSSSEAQQRWHPVRTQSGRNQFLAALLEQVRSPLIGIMAAGAVLSLFLGATGDVVIITGTIAANIAVGVWQEHKANQVAEALKQIGTSNARVLRDNAPRVIPASQVVPGDILLLAPGDRVAADARVISAQGLEVDEASLTGESLPVQKVAEGDTDASHIVLEGTDVTTGTGRAVVVAVGQQTRMGATTAALSQDETEVSPLGVRLSRILQLILPLSVAGGAAVVVSGFLWGQPLAALLATGATIALAGVPEGLPLLARVGEAGVARRLAARDAVVRRLSSVEALGRVDVACTDKTGTMTRGRLELSLVASLDREARLSHNLSPELQHVLLTAAVASPHPDAPDAGSHPTDIAVVHGAINAGLNGRLYVRHEAELSFDPVRAFHATIAGGRLCIKGAPEALISRCSYIVEHGEKRPLDEERRKMLLNRSQQLAERGLRVLMVAEGPPDVELENPQKLTALGFVGISDPLRDTVRAAVRRCQEAGVRVIMITGDHPSTARAIAHEAGLLNGSGVVLTAAEIAELQNGELDERLEHAVVIARATPLDKLRIIESLQRHGHAVAMTGDGVNDAPALRLADVGVAMGQGGTEVARQTADIVIADDDFSTLVEAFVEGRSFWRNIRRALGLLLGGNIGELGLVVGASLLGTGTPLTATQILAVNAITDILPALAVALQRPEDRNLAGLRREGATALDVPLRNEVLRRGISTALPSLGAYLIMLGAGGLQQARSVAFGTIIANQLAQTLDAGRSEGTLTRPVAAAVTGSLAVLTASFAIPPLRTFLHLVLPSPLGWLLIGTGSLLAVLLSRVLASTKLVESAMARLPAPEPSAAQPAVVQV
- the eno gene encoding phosphopyruvate hydratase is translated as MTTIEDIAAWEILDSRGNPTIEVEVLLMGGERGVAAVPSGASTGVHEAVELRDGDRSRYGGKGVLKAVHNVNGTIREAIIGLDAMDQVLIDELMIELDGTPNKGALGANAILGVSLAVAKAAANALQEPLYRYLGGVGARTLPVPMMNILNGGKHADNSTDMQEYMILPVGAPTFREALRMGAEVYQSLKKVLHGKKYNTNVGDEGGFAPSLGSNREALELIVAAIESAGYKPGIDICLGMDPAASEFYDNGKYVLAREGRTLNSGEMVNLYEQWIGEYPIITIEDGLAQDDWDGWSLLRQRLGNRVQLVGDDLFVTNTARLKRGIEEHSANSILIKLNQIGTLTETLAAIEMAKRASFTAVVSHRSGETEDTTIADLVVATNAGQIKTGAPARSERVAKYNRLLVIEDELGEKTARYAGWSAFYNVPALYGR
- a CDS encoding protease pro-enzyme activation domain-containing protein, coding for MQRNLVRNVLFIATSVVLICAGLLAMRLAARADQNSPSSLNGNFVPMIAQAQYLQASDPNQQLKLSIGLQLRDASDLDTLLSAIYNPQSSQYHHYLTPGEFEQLFAPTSDQVQQVVAYLQSQGLTVNSVAPNNLLIDATGTVSAVQQAFNTQINNYQLGGQIFYANATPPSVPSSISQYIASIGGLDDSVQYSPLYSRLASSSVHTGQSRIHTSLLAGPTSGYGPQDLSNAYDAAPLQSAGMLGDHQTIALFELDGYQASDVAQYFQYYNLGTPNLSNVLVDNFSGNPGQGAIEVELDIEVAAAMAPHASQIVYEGPNTTQGLNDTYNQIVHDDKAQIVSISWGLCETSTGPAELQTLDNIFKQGAAEGMAFFAASGDSGAYDCADSNLAVDSPADDPYVTGVGGTTLQVNGGAYGGESVWSNPNDTHRSPKGAGSGGGVSNTFQMPSWQTGAGIISSYSSGTPCHAPNGQYCREVPDITADGDPATGYAMYCTVVNAGCPSGGWLTVGGTSGAAPLWAGSAALINQYLQAQGKPPIGNANPTLYSLFNAQQQLPAFHDITSGNNLYYPATSGYDMGSGIGSPDINNIAHDLALLNGGGTPTPTPSPTSTPSPSPSPSPSPTSTPSPTPSPSPSPTPPPPLIQNGGFESGLPPWQQSSSGGYQLVSNFNAHTGQNSAYLCGYPGCDDRIWQIFTVPTSYTKITITYWWYSDTNKTGNQCFDYFYSQVHTTSGATIANMQTSCNTQVTNYWVAKTYDLSSALAAYKGKQVMLFFRGTNMPNQYQPTDFFVDDVVISVQ